A stretch of Spirosoma oryzicola DNA encodes these proteins:
- a CDS encoding SusD/RagB family nutrient-binding outer membrane lipoprotein: MTSYKKRLRQSVVAAALSAPLFWAVGCTNNFDEINTNKTKVTIIGTGEIPYLFSKAQSAATLPAGNYQVGQNLFSDQYAQYFACVATYFPSDRFVIRMDWLQGPWTAQYTEVVPQLKTILSSTDASSAENALASIWWVYSFHRWTDYVGPIPYFKAGEPATSVAYDAQDKIYDDFFKRLAAATTVLKAKTAEKPYGSFDLIYGGDVNKWIKFANTLRLRLALRISKVDPTRAKSEAEAAVAGGILTTSPDDDALVQRSTKGGDNNGLAIMSDWNEFRMSAAMESVLKGYEDPRLPTYFLPAVKTNSYEGLRNGLTTTQLTDPTNTADYNSHVGQRWTSTGLGTAQNVMATAEAYFLMAEGALNGWKMGGTAKELYNKGIENSLKQWGVTDAASITAYQNSTKTPVAPNDYLKSSPLSNIPVAWGSTEAIQREQIGTQKWLAIFPDGFEGWAEYRRTRFPKLYPVANSDNPDIPAGGVLRRIPILLVEQQTNAVEAKKAESLLNGPDKVTTPLWWDKN; this comes from the coding sequence ATGACTTCCTATAAAAAACGGCTACGTCAGTCTGTTGTGGCAGCTGCTCTTTCAGCCCCTTTGTTCTGGGCGGTTGGCTGCACCAACAATTTTGACGAGATCAATACCAACAAAACAAAAGTAACCATCATTGGTACGGGTGAAATTCCTTACCTGTTTTCCAAAGCGCAATCGGCAGCGACGCTTCCGGCGGGTAATTACCAGGTTGGGCAGAATCTTTTCTCTGACCAGTACGCGCAGTATTTTGCCTGCGTCGCTACGTACTTTCCATCAGATCGGTTCGTCATTCGCATGGACTGGCTACAAGGCCCCTGGACCGCTCAGTACACGGAGGTTGTCCCGCAGTTGAAAACTATTCTGTCGAGTACCGATGCCAGTTCGGCGGAAAATGCGCTGGCAAGCATCTGGTGGGTATATTCATTCCACCGTTGGACAGATTATGTCGGACCTATTCCGTATTTCAAAGCGGGCGAACCGGCCACCTCGGTTGCTTACGACGCGCAGGACAAGATTTACGACGATTTCTTCAAGCGATTAGCCGCTGCCACAACGGTTCTGAAAGCGAAAACAGCTGAGAAACCCTACGGCTCGTTTGATTTGATTTACGGCGGTGACGTGAACAAATGGATCAAGTTTGCCAATACACTCCGGTTGCGGTTGGCGCTACGGATCTCTAAAGTTGATCCGACCCGCGCTAAATCAGAAGCGGAAGCCGCCGTTGCGGGTGGAATCCTGACGACTAGCCCCGACGACGATGCCCTGGTGCAGCGTAGCACGAAAGGTGGCGACAATAATGGTTTGGCCATCATGTCGGACTGGAACGAGTTTCGGATGAGTGCGGCTATGGAGTCGGTGCTCAAAGGGTATGAAGACCCACGGCTGCCGACCTACTTTCTACCGGCGGTGAAAACAAATAGCTACGAAGGGCTGCGGAACGGTTTGACGACGACTCAGTTGACCGATCCAACCAATACCGCTGATTACAATTCGCACGTAGGCCAGCGCTGGACTTCAACCGGTCTGGGAACGGCTCAAAACGTGATGGCTACTGCCGAAGCGTATTTCCTGATGGCCGAAGGAGCCCTGAACGGCTGGAAAATGGGCGGAACCGCGAAGGAGCTGTATAACAAAGGAATCGAAAACTCCTTAAAGCAGTGGGGTGTAACGGATGCCGCGTCTATTACAGCTTATCAGAATAGCACCAAAACGCCCGTAGCGCCAAATGACTACCTGAAATCAAGTCCGTTGAGCAACATTCCGGTTGCCTGGGGCAGCACCGAAGCTATCCAGCGGGAGCAGATCGGTACGCAGAAATGGCTGGCTATTTTCCCGGATGGGTTTGAAGGCTGGGCCGAGTACCGCCGGACGCGTTTCCCGAAATTGTACCCGGTCGCCAACTCCGACAACCCGGATATTCCGGCGGGTGGTGTCTTGCGCCGGATACCTATTCTGCTCGTCGAGCAGCAGACCAACGCCGTCGAAGCCAAAAAAGCAGAGTCATTGCTAAACGGACCCGATAAAGTGACTACGCCATTATGGTGGGATAAAAATTAA
- a CDS encoding VCBS repeat-containing protein, whose protein sequence is MKTYQLGLLVLLLAGCQGNDTLFEKLSSSQTNVTFKNTLDEAPEFNVLKYGYFYNGGGVAAGDFNNDGLTDLYFTGNLNANKLYLNKTEPDSGEITFEDITDKAGVGAADGWNTGVSLVDINADGWLDIYVCRSAAVDVRLRRNLLFINNKNLTFSEKAAEYGLDDPAYSTQAAFFDYDRDGDLDCFLLNHSVQEFAGFSRMIGSYKQQNNPNYSSKLYQNQNGKFVDVSASAGMVSNVLSFGLGVAVSDFNNDGWPDLYVSNDYNENDYLYINQQNGSFQEVVRNAMGHTSLYSMGSDAADINNDGRTDLLTLDMLPENNERIKLTSGDDNYDKYEQLLRAGFHHQTMRNMLQLNVGDQPEANSEGKTKPAVPVFSEIGQLAGVSNTDWSWAGLFADFDNDGWKDLFVTNGYARDYTNMEFLKFTMDEQLKTRETGKSSDPMAVIAKMPSIDESNYIFRNTGQLTFENKTTDWGFKEPSLSNGAVYADLDNDGDLDLVINNVNAEATVYENHAEKNASNHYLSVQLTGANPAKLIGSRVSVWAGGRMQMQEFMPVRGFQSAMYGPLLFGLGNTTRVDSVTVRWADGKTQRVQSDGKPQLIISYKPTTETVLMATLKPYWDVTQNLPALHREDTINDFKVQPLLPYMLSQTGPRFAVGDANGDGLDDVFIGRGRGQGGQLFVQRAGRFIPLSQPALVADRACEDAGAEWVDVDGDRDLDLVVASAGYELPADDARLKARLYLNDGTGKLTKANAFPDVLVSASCVRTADVDGDGDRDLFIGARVVSGRYPESPVSHLLLNDGKGNFSDITTQQGTLKQLGMVTDAVFADLTSDGKPELIVATDFGPIQTFTFQKGQMQRLNNGLSAVTGCWNRLLVGDFDNDGKPDIIAANAGLNSQLRADLNHPLTLYGMESITGNQLPVLAGYDRNAKSPKEPFPFNARDEMLDQVVALRKKFTDYTSYSKATITDLFTEDELKRAQKLQAAELRTVLFHNESNRFTAQPLPIEAQVTPAYALAAVDVNKDGLLDLIIGGNREYNRVRLGRSDANRGQLFLNRSRPGKPLFAYVPMPQSGLCWSGDVRDLSVVRVAGQTELLVGVTGQPVQTYTMK, encoded by the coding sequence ATGAAGACGTATCAACTAGGTTTGCTTGTATTGTTGCTGGCTGGTTGTCAGGGAAACGATACGTTGTTCGAGAAACTGTCATCATCCCAAACGAACGTCACCTTCAAGAATACACTCGATGAAGCCCCCGAGTTTAACGTCCTGAAGTATGGTTATTTCTACAACGGGGGCGGGGTGGCCGCTGGTGACTTCAACAACGACGGTCTGACGGATCTGTATTTTACCGGAAATCTCAATGCCAACAAACTATATCTAAACAAGACGGAACCGGATTCCGGCGAAATAACCTTTGAGGATATTACCGACAAAGCGGGCGTTGGTGCTGCCGACGGATGGAACACCGGCGTTTCGCTAGTCGATATCAACGCCGATGGCTGGCTCGATATTTACGTTTGTCGGTCAGCGGCTGTCGATGTTCGATTGCGCCGGAACTTACTGTTCATCAACAACAAAAATTTAACGTTTTCGGAAAAAGCTGCCGAGTACGGGTTAGATGATCCGGCCTATTCGACCCAGGCCGCTTTCTTCGATTACGACCGCGACGGTGATCTGGACTGTTTTCTGTTGAACCACTCGGTGCAGGAGTTTGCCGGATTCAGTCGTATGATCGGCAGTTATAAACAGCAGAACAACCCCAACTACTCAAGCAAACTGTACCAAAATCAAAACGGTAAATTCGTTGACGTATCAGCCTCAGCGGGTATGGTTTCCAACGTGCTTAGTTTTGGTCTTGGCGTAGCGGTAAGCGATTTCAACAACGACGGCTGGCCCGACCTGTACGTTTCCAACGACTACAACGAAAACGATTATTTGTACATCAATCAGCAGAACGGAAGCTTTCAGGAAGTGGTGCGGAATGCGATGGGGCACACGTCACTGTATTCGATGGGCTCCGACGCGGCTGACATCAACAACGATGGCCGAACGGATCTGCTAACGCTCGACATGCTGCCGGAAAACAACGAGCGGATCAAACTAACGTCGGGCGACGATAATTACGATAAATATGAGCAACTGCTACGCGCTGGATTTCACCACCAGACGATGCGTAATATGCTTCAACTGAACGTGGGTGATCAACCAGAAGCGAATAGTGAGGGAAAAACGAAACCTGCTGTTCCTGTTTTTAGCGAAATCGGGCAATTAGCGGGTGTCTCAAACACGGACTGGAGCTGGGCTGGCCTCTTCGCTGATTTTGACAATGACGGCTGGAAAGATCTGTTCGTTACCAACGGCTACGCCCGCGATTACACGAACATGGAGTTTTTGAAGTTCACGATGGATGAACAGTTGAAAACGCGCGAAACTGGCAAGTCATCCGACCCGATGGCGGTAATTGCCAAAATGCCCAGCATTGACGAGTCTAATTACATCTTTCGAAATACAGGACAGCTAACGTTTGAAAACAAAACTACCGACTGGGGATTTAAAGAGCCTTCACTATCGAATGGGGCTGTATACGCGGACTTGGATAACGACGGTGACCTGGACTTAGTCATCAACAATGTCAACGCGGAAGCTACTGTTTACGAGAATCACGCGGAGAAAAACGCATCAAATCATTATTTGTCGGTTCAACTGACGGGCGCTAATCCGGCTAAGCTGATCGGATCGCGCGTGAGTGTCTGGGCGGGTGGACGGATGCAGATGCAGGAATTCATGCCGGTTCGGGGATTCCAGTCGGCGATGTATGGACCGTTGTTGTTTGGCCTGGGAAATACGACACGCGTTGATTCGGTCACGGTTCGGTGGGCCGATGGGAAAACGCAGCGTGTTCAGTCCGACGGAAAGCCGCAATTAATTATTTCGTACAAACCTACTACGGAAACTGTTTTAATGGCTACTCTTAAACCGTACTGGGACGTTACGCAAAATCTACCCGCATTGCATCGGGAAGATACGATCAATGATTTCAAAGTTCAGCCATTATTACCATACATGCTGTCGCAGACAGGCCCCCGTTTTGCGGTTGGTGATGCCAATGGCGATGGCCTCGATGATGTATTCATTGGTAGGGGACGGGGACAGGGTGGACAATTGTTCGTGCAACGCGCGGGACGTTTTATTCCTCTTTCGCAGCCCGCGCTCGTCGCAGACCGGGCTTGTGAAGATGCCGGAGCCGAATGGGTAGATGTGGATGGAGACCGGGACCTCGATCTGGTTGTCGCAAGCGCCGGTTATGAATTGCCTGCCGATGACGCTCGACTGAAAGCGCGCTTGTATCTGAACGATGGTACTGGAAAACTGACGAAGGCTAATGCTTTCCCTGATGTGCTCGTTAGCGCATCGTGTGTGCGCACGGCTGACGTGGATGGCGACGGCGACCGTGACCTGTTCATTGGCGCGCGGGTTGTGTCGGGCCGCTATCCAGAATCGCCAGTGAGTCATTTGTTGCTGAACGATGGCAAAGGAAATTTCTCAGATATTACGACGCAACAGGGCACGTTGAAGCAACTTGGTATGGTCACCGATGCTGTTTTTGCCGATCTAACCTCGGATGGTAAACCTGAACTAATTGTGGCGACGGACTTCGGACCGATTCAGACGTTTACGTTTCAGAAAGGGCAGATGCAGCGGTTGAACAACGGTTTGTCAGCTGTAACGGGTTGCTGGAACCGGCTGCTGGTGGGCGATTTCGACAACGATGGAAAGCCCGATATTATAGCGGCTAATGCCGGTTTAAATAGCCAACTGCGGGCCGACCTAAACCACCCGTTAACCTTGTACGGAATGGAAAGCATCACCGGAAATCAGCTACCCGTGCTGGCCGGTTATGATAGAAATGCTAAATCACCCAAAGAACCGTTTCCTTTCAACGCCCGCGACGAAATGCTCGATCAGGTAGTTGCGCTACGCAAGAAGTTCACCGACTATACGAGCTACTCAAAAGCTACGATTACCGATTTGTTTACGGAAGATGAGCTAAAAAGGGCGCAAAAGCTTCAGGCTGCCGAGCTACGAACGGTGCTGTTTCACAATGAGTCGAACCGCTTTACTGCGCAACCGTTGCCCATAGAAGCGCAGGTTACTCCGGCTTACGCATTGGCCGCTGTTGATGTTAATAAGGACGGTTTGCTCGACCTGATCATTGGCGGTAACCGCGAGTACAACCGGGTTCGGCTGGGTAGGTCGGATGCCAATCGAGGGCAACTGTTTCTGAACCGATCTCGACCAGGAAAGCCCCTATTTGCTTACGTACCCATGCCACAGTCGGGTTTGTGTTGGAGCGGTGATGTTCGCGATCTCTCTGTTGTACGTGTGGCTGGACAAACCGAGCTCTTGGTAGGGGTAACGGGTCAACCCGTGCAAACGTATACTATGAAGTAA
- a CDS encoding diacylglycerol kinase family protein, whose amino-acid sequence MIKVRKVWRSFGFAGQGIVDLFRYENNAKVHLLIAALVVVVGLCLQISRLEWAVILTLIGLVWAAEAFNTAIEKICDFVSPGLHPQIKAIKDLSSGAVLILAITAVLVGLIILGGKLLTML is encoded by the coding sequence ATGATTAAGGTTCGTAAAGTTTGGCGTAGTTTTGGGTTTGCGGGGCAGGGTATTGTCGATTTGTTCCGTTACGAAAACAATGCTAAAGTCCATTTACTCATCGCAGCCCTGGTCGTTGTTGTTGGGTTATGCTTACAAATTAGCCGGTTGGAGTGGGCCGTTATTCTAACGCTGATCGGGCTAGTTTGGGCAGCCGAAGCCTTTAATACAGCGATTGAGAAGATTTGTGACTTTGTGTCGCCGGGTTTGCACCCTCAGATCAAAGCGATCAAGGATCTATCGTCTGGGGCGGTACTGATTCTGGCGATTACTGCTGTACTTGTCGGCTTGATTATTCTGGGCGGCAAATTGCTGACGATGCTTTGA
- a CDS encoding SusC/RagA family TonB-linked outer membrane protein translates to MQKYLLFCVLFIVATTRIALAQDRQITGTLRDDQTQPITGANVVIKGTTRGTTTDAAGDFRLTVPSGNVVLTVSSVGYVTKDVALTPGQSQITVSLVSDDRVLGEVVVTALGIKRESKALSYATQTIKPAQINEVRDGNVLNTLQGKIAGAYITQGSGGPGSGSRIVLRGNRSIQGTNNALMVVDGVPINNSTFGQATSDFGSVANSDGASNINPDDIENVTVLRGASAAALYGSQAANGVILITTKRGKSGRVSVDLNSGVSVDKPFALPMVQNQYGQGVGGVLNAEKGDSWGAAMTGQSYTNYLGQQDTYSAQPNNIRDFFRTAVSLNNSVGITGGSDKSQTYLSYTNNALQGTVPGNNLTRHTINLRLSNQISSKLSTDAKVTYINQSVLNKPRTGEENAPVMDIYQIPRNVSLANAQNYAAPNAFDQPTPTAWPSTLNSIYQNPYWMLNQTAINQYRDRVIGFVLAKYQLTDFLSIQGRANLDKYFDKNEESYSQGTILWANQAGGKFSRNNIVNTQSWYDLLIEGRNKIGGDFSLDYQAGAIIQDTRYQSTYALADGLNVPNRFNLNFGTNQSLTDDFTRVQTQSLFGQASLAWRDAIFVNASLRNDWSSTLPKPYSFQYPSVGASVVLSDLLKLSGPLSFLKLNASYAQVGNSADPYLLQTNYSYSQGAGSGFISRDGTQAIGNLKPEITKSLEIGIDARFLSNRLGATITAYKTNSINQLLKLGLAPASGFKEQYINAGDIRNMGLEVVINGTAIKNDRFSWDLTFNMGLNRNKIVSLSPDIKTAFLSGGFGRSASPIVQEGGSYGDLIAYRWQRDANGRYVVASQSITAADGSRSITSTGLPIATKDQEYIGNFNPKMLLGLTNSFTFKGFSLRVLVDGRLGGIAVSGTEMNLAFSGITEATAQKREGNWVLPAVTGGVTGADGTTIEGAGRENTQAIRAEQFWQTVSGKRYGWGEFFAYDATNFRVRELSLGYRIPVPSNIFIKSAQLSFVARNLFWIYRGKSLLDIPGVGKRTMWFDPDVNIGNGNFQGVEYGTLPSNRSLGVNLKLSF, encoded by the coding sequence ATGCAAAAATACTTACTTTTTTGTGTGCTGTTTATAGTTGCCACGACGCGCATAGCGTTAGCGCAGGACAGGCAGATAACCGGCACACTTCGCGATGATCAGACGCAACCCATCACCGGAGCGAACGTAGTCATCAAAGGAACCACACGCGGTACAACGACCGACGCGGCAGGTGATTTTCGGCTGACAGTACCGAGCGGAAATGTCGTGTTAACCGTTTCATCGGTAGGGTACGTAACGAAAGATGTAGCGTTGACGCCCGGCCAATCGCAGATTACGGTATCGTTGGTGTCTGACGACCGGGTGCTGGGCGAGGTAGTCGTAACGGCCTTGGGGATTAAGCGGGAATCAAAAGCGCTGAGTTATGCCACGCAGACCATCAAACCTGCGCAAATCAACGAAGTGCGCGACGGTAACGTCCTGAACACATTGCAGGGCAAAATTGCGGGCGCGTACATTACGCAGGGGTCCGGTGGTCCGGGTTCGGGTTCACGCATTGTGTTGCGTGGTAACCGCTCTATCCAGGGAACGAACAACGCTCTGATGGTCGTCGATGGTGTTCCAATCAATAACAGCACGTTCGGACAAGCAACGAGCGACTTTGGTAGCGTTGCCAATTCGGACGGTGCGTCGAACATCAACCCCGACGACATCGAGAACGTAACGGTGCTGCGTGGTGCTTCGGCTGCCGCGTTGTACGGTAGCCAGGCGGCCAACGGCGTAATCCTGATTACTACGAAACGAGGTAAATCGGGGCGGGTTTCGGTCGATCTGAACTCGGGCGTTTCTGTTGACAAACCCTTTGCCCTGCCCATGGTACAAAACCAGTATGGACAAGGTGTGGGTGGTGTTCTGAACGCCGAAAAAGGCGACAGCTGGGGAGCAGCCATGACGGGTCAGTCGTACACGAATTATCTCGGCCAGCAGGATACGTATTCGGCTCAGCCAAATAACATCCGTGATTTCTTCCGGACCGCCGTAAGCCTTAACAATTCGGTTGGTATCACGGGCGGATCGGACAAATCGCAGACGTATTTGTCGTACACCAACAACGCGCTACAGGGAACGGTACCGGGCAACAACCTGACGCGGCACACGATCAACCTGCGCTTATCAAACCAGATCAGCTCGAAGTTGTCGACCGACGCGAAAGTGACCTACATCAACCAGTCGGTATTGAACAAGCCCCGTACGGGCGAAGAAAACGCGCCGGTCATGGACATCTACCAGATTCCCCGGAACGTTAGTCTGGCTAATGCCCAGAATTACGCGGCTCCCAACGCCTTCGACCAGCCGACGCCAACGGCCTGGCCTTCTACGCTGAACTCGATCTACCAGAATCCGTACTGGATGCTGAACCAGACCGCTATCAACCAGTATCGTGACCGTGTTATCGGATTCGTTCTGGCGAAATACCAACTGACCGATTTCTTGAGTATTCAGGGACGGGCTAACCTCGACAAGTACTTCGATAAAAATGAAGAAAGCTACTCGCAGGGTACAATCCTGTGGGCTAACCAGGCCGGTGGTAAATTCTCCCGCAACAACATTGTCAATACGCAAAGCTGGTATGATTTGTTGATCGAAGGTAGAAACAAAATCGGCGGTGATTTTTCGCTCGATTATCAAGCTGGTGCGATTATCCAAGACACCCGCTATCAGTCGACATACGCGCTGGCGGATGGCTTGAATGTACCAAACCGGTTTAACCTGAACTTTGGTACGAACCAGAGCTTGACGGACGATTTTACGCGCGTACAGACGCAGTCGCTGTTTGGACAGGCATCGCTGGCCTGGCGGGATGCTATTTTCGTCAATGCCAGTTTGCGCAATGACTGGTCATCAACGCTGCCTAAACCGTACTCATTCCAGTATCCGTCGGTCGGTGCTTCGGTCGTGTTGTCCGATCTGTTAAAGCTATCGGGACCATTATCGTTTCTGAAACTAAACGCATCGTACGCCCAAGTGGGTAACAGTGCAGATCCTTACCTGCTGCAAACAAACTACTCGTACTCGCAGGGGGCTGGTTCTGGATTTATCAGCCGGGACGGAACGCAGGCTATTGGTAACCTCAAGCCGGAGATCACGAAAAGTTTGGAGATCGGGATTGACGCCCGTTTCCTGAGTAACCGCCTGGGGGCAACGATTACGGCCTACAAAACGAACTCGATTAACCAATTGCTGAAACTGGGTCTGGCTCCGGCATCCGGATTCAAAGAGCAGTACATCAACGCGGGCGATATTCGCAACATGGGACTTGAGGTTGTAATCAACGGAACGGCTATCAAAAACGACCGTTTCTCGTGGGACCTGACGTTCAACATGGGGTTGAACCGCAACAAAATCGTTAGTCTGTCGCCCGATATCAAAACGGCGTTCCTGTCGGGTGGGTTTGGTCGGTCAGCGTCGCCAATCGTGCAGGAAGGCGGTTCTTACGGCGATCTGATCGCTTACCGCTGGCAGCGTGATGCGAATGGCCGCTACGTGGTTGCCTCTCAATCAATAACGGCTGCTGATGGAAGCCGGTCGATTACGTCTACGGGACTACCAATTGCCACGAAAGATCAGGAATACATCGGTAACTTTAACCCGAAGATGCTCCTGGGTCTGACGAATAGCTTCACGTTCAAAGGCTTTTCACTCCGCGTACTGGTCGATGGCCGGTTAGGCGGTATTGCGGTGTCGGGTACAGAAATGAACCTCGCATTCAGCGGTATCACGGAAGCAACCGCTCAGAAGCGGGAAGGAAACTGGGTACTGCCAGCGGTAACAGGGGGTGTTACGGGTGCGGATGGTACAACGATCGAAGGGGCCGGCAGAGAAAACACGCAGGCAATCCGGGCTGAGCAATTCTGGCAGACCGTATCGGGTAAGCGTTACGGCTGGGGTGAATTTTTCGCTTACGATGCTACCAACTTCCGCGTTCGCGAACTCTCGCTGGGTTACCGAATTCCGGTGCCGTCGAACATTTTCATCAAATCGGCACAGCTGTCGTTTGTCGCTCGTAACCTGTTCTGGATTTACCGGGGTAAGTCGCTACTGGATATCCCCGGCGTTGGCAAGCGTACGATGTGGTTTGATCCGGACGTTAACATCGGTAACGGAAACTTTCAGGGCGTTGAGTATGGTACGCTGCCATCCAACCGCAGTCTGGGCGTAAACCTGAAACTTTCTTTCTAA
- a CDS encoding DUF1361 domain-containing protein, giving the protein MQQSLYLAARRPDDQYSRPKVGKGLTALAGLTVAGLCLVVTRGLLTGNWWFFIMLTWNLFLAFFPLGVVLILRDLRSAGFTNRWLLGSGLALWLAFLPNAPYIITDLFHIKHVDNPLLWFDTMTLFLFAQTGLLAGLYSSLVVHRLLRPLIGTRLTWIIALSSQLLSGFGIYLGRFGRWNSWDVLTKPLALFDAIAGAADNHLSLKLTVAYGFVLVVLYVAFWWYVDYERDQAN; this is encoded by the coding sequence ATGCAACAATCACTCTACCTCGCTGCTCGTCGGCCAGACGATCAGTACAGTCGCCCTAAAGTGGGTAAAGGTTTGACCGCACTAGCGGGCTTAACGGTAGCCGGTTTATGCTTAGTTGTCACGCGCGGGCTTCTCACTGGCAACTGGTGGTTTTTTATCATGCTGACCTGGAATCTGTTTCTCGCTTTTTTTCCATTAGGCGTGGTCCTTATCCTACGTGATTTGCGGTCGGCTGGCTTTACCAATCGTTGGCTACTCGGAAGTGGTTTGGCGCTCTGGCTGGCCTTCTTACCCAATGCTCCTTACATTATTACCGATCTTTTCCACATCAAACATGTGGATAACCCACTGCTTTGGTTCGACACGATGACGCTTTTTCTGTTCGCGCAGACGGGGTTGCTAGCGGGTTTGTATTCATCTTTGGTCGTGCACCGGCTACTGCGCCCGCTCATCGGCACTCGGCTAACCTGGATTATAGCACTATCCAGTCAGTTGCTATCCGGTTTTGGCATCTATCTGGGACGGTTTGGCCGGTGGAACAGCTGGGATGTCCTGACCAAACCATTGGCTTTGTTTGATGCGATTGCCGGGGCTGCCGATAACCACTTGAGCTTAAAATTGACAGTAGCCTATGGCTTCGTCCTGGTGGTACTGTATGTCGCTTTCTGGTGGTACGTTGACTATGAGCGCGATCAGGCCAATTGA
- a CDS encoding glycosyltransferase family 2 protein, giving the protein MKVTGFSIVRNAIKFDYPIVEAIQSVLPLCDEFVVAVGQSDDDTLALIQRIDSTKIRIVETVWDDSLRSGGQVLAVETNKALAAVSADTDWAFYIQGDEVLHERYIPAVRQAMERYLDQPDVEGLLFKYLHFYGSYQYIGDSPQWYRHEIRIIRNTGNVIAYRDAQGFRTKDNQKLHVKPVDAYVYHYGWVKPPEVQQEKIAGTRRFWHNDDQPAQPQQAPDPFDYSTIDALAEFKDSHPAVMQPRIDAQHWQFNFNIREKKYSFKNRLKIVVERLTGWRMGEYRNYKLLR; this is encoded by the coding sequence ATGAAAGTAACCGGTTTCAGCATTGTCCGAAACGCCATCAAGTTCGATTACCCCATCGTAGAAGCCATTCAATCTGTTCTGCCTCTTTGCGATGAATTTGTCGTAGCAGTCGGTCAGTCAGACGATGACACGCTCGCGTTGATCCAGCGTATTGATTCCACTAAAATCCGCATTGTCGAAACGGTTTGGGATGATTCGCTACGATCAGGCGGGCAGGTCTTAGCCGTTGAAACCAATAAAGCCTTAGCTGCCGTTTCAGCCGATACGGACTGGGCTTTTTACATTCAGGGGGATGAGGTTCTTCATGAGCGGTATATCCCCGCTGTCCGACAGGCGATGGAACGGTACCTTGATCAGCCTGACGTAGAAGGGCTTCTGTTTAAGTACCTGCACTTTTATGGTTCGTACCAATACATCGGTGACTCTCCGCAGTGGTATCGCCACGAAATACGCATCATTCGCAACACGGGCAATGTGATTGCTTACCGGGATGCTCAGGGGTTCCGCACCAAAGACAATCAGAAACTGCATGTTAAGCCTGTCGATGCTTACGTTTATCACTACGGCTGGGTAAAGCCGCCTGAGGTGCAGCAGGAAAAAATAGCCGGTACGCGACGATTCTGGCACAACGACGATCAACCCGCCCAACCGCAGCAGGCCCCCGATCCGTTTGATTACAGCACGATTGATGCGCTGGCCGAATTCAAGGATTCCCATCCAGCCGTTATGCAGCCCCGCATCGATGCCCAGCACTGGCAGTTTAACTTTAACATCCGCGAAAAAAAGTATTCATTCAAAAATCGGCTCAAAATCGTCGTCGAACGGCTAACCGGCTGGCGCATGGGCGAGTATCGCAACTATAAATTGCTTCGGTAG
- a CDS encoding winged helix-turn-helix domain-containing protein — protein sequence MKDLLAQFNKAFESKARLNIMSVLMVNDAMSFNAFKELLGLTDGNLATHLRALEESGYVAVQKQFIGRKPNTTYSTTDAGRQAFADHLTALEEFIRNM from the coding sequence ATGAAAGATCTGCTGGCTCAGTTTAATAAAGCTTTTGAGAGTAAAGCGCGGCTGAATATCATGTCAGTACTCATGGTTAACGACGCCATGAGTTTTAATGCGTTTAAAGAACTGCTCGGCCTAACCGACGGTAATCTGGCGACTCACCTGCGGGCGCTGGAAGAATCAGGTTATGTAGCCGTCCAGAAACAATTCATTGGCCGAAAGCCTAATACCACGTATTCGACTACCGACGCGGGCCGACAGGCTTTTGCCGATCATCTTACCGCGCTGGAGGAGTTTATCAGGAATATGTGA